Proteins encoded together in one Dermacentor variabilis isolate Ectoservices chromosome 2, ASM5094787v1, whole genome shotgun sequence window:
- the LOC142571144 gene encoding uncharacterized protein LOC142571144, whose amino-acid sequence MAISERLRAVGIVKSTKEVKKKIQNMSNKYRLLTRTGTKTGSGGMEWKFYWDIHRFLGSLPANDSTLMEESGCSAIAGTSPEELFNGMVHGGVGQPPETPTDSLSERSSDCQEVEASPLDSGTEEEPAAPTATAAKKKRLAPPTKLLSELLEEQRQLRCSLERHRTETVAIQRERLEILKRSEAREEKLLDIMQKMYK is encoded by the exons ATGGCCATCTCGGAACGGCTCCGTGCTGTGGGAATCGTGAAAAGCACGAAGGAAGTAAAAAAGAAGATCCAGAACATGAGCAACAAATACAG GCTACTGACCAGAACAGGCACAAAAACCGGGTCTGGCGGAATGGAATGGAAGTTCTACTGGGACATCCACCGGTTCCTTGGATCGCTGCCAGCAAATGATTCTACCTTAATGGAAGAAAGTGGATGTAGTGCCATTGCTGGCACCTCTCCAGAGGAG ctGTTCAATGGCATGGTGCACGGTGGAGTGGGCCAGCCCCCAGAGACACCTACCGACTCGCTTTCTGAGCGAAGCTCAGACTGTCAGGAAGTGGAAGCCTCACCACTGGATTCTGGCACTGAAGAAGAACCTGCGGCCCCTACAGCAACAGCTGCCAAGAAAAAAAGGCTGGCTCCTCCCACAAAACTGCTTTCGGAATTGTTGGAGGAGCAGCGTCAACTGCGCTGCTCACTAGAGCGCCACAGAACAGAGACTGTGGCGATACAGAGGGAGCGGCTTGAGATCCTGAAGAGGAGCGAAGCTCGGGAAGAAAAGCTACTTGACATCATGCAaaaaatgtataaataa
- the LOC142571146 gene encoding uncharacterized protein LOC142571146 has protein sequence MAAFGDAAVDPARTEYERVLGYYLCARARRQRQEQQLDDDFEDAETTFRYLEDQLMANNFAILTVLAEYYPSTHRERRRYVRSDTWFEDTLPNLSEFHFRQALRVSPSTFRYIVESCRPVLERQTTNMMTPISVQKRVAVGLYRLCSSAEDRTIAHLFGIGRSTVNVLHQEFCVAVVDLLEGEWLQMIHPNKMRAHMREFYAFTGFPQAIGALDGCHFPVSPPKEHATDYYNYKGWYSIILLAVVDHKYHFRYINVGSPGRCHDASVYGRSKLHTLIENGTFSSPMAMIEGTSVPPIILCDQAFPLSPNLQKPFPNAQAGSREAVFNYNLSKTRRIVENGFGRLKARFRFVMKRMECRLNKAKLAIRAACVLHNICEAMKDSVEPQWESEARALDLYAQPSRNTGECSGGGQEVRHALASYFWKEAQHAP, from the exons ATGGCGGCGTTCGGCGATGCGGCggttgatcctgctagaacagaatatgagcGAGTTCTAGGCTATTATCTGTGCGCGAGAGCCCGGCGTCAACGGCAAGAACAACAACTAGACGATGACTTTGAAGACGCAGAAACAACTTTCAGGTACTTGGAGGATCAGCTCATGGCGAACAATTTCGCCATCCTGACCGTCCTGGCAGAGTATTATCCTTCCACCCATCGGGAACGGAGGCGCTATGTGAGAAGTGACACATGGTTTGAGGACACTTTACCCAACCTAAGCGAATTTCATTTCAGACAAGCGCTACGTGTGTCTCCCTCCACCTTTCGGTACATAGTGGAATCGTGCCGCCCGGTCCTTGAGCGGCAAACCACCAACATGATGACGCCGATCTCTGTGCAAAAACGTGTCGCAGTGGGACTATACCGCTTGTGCTCTAGCGCCGAGGACAGAACGATTGCCCACCTCTTTGGAATAGGTCGCTCCACTGTGAATGTTCTACATCAAGAATTCTGTGTCGCCGTGGTGGACCTGCTTGAAGGGGAATGGTTACAAATGATACATCCCAACAAAATGAGAGCCCACATGCGTGAATTCTACGCCTTCACAGGCTTTCCGCAAGCCATCGGCGCCTTGGATGGCTGCCACTTTCCTGTCTCGCCGCCGAAAGAGCATGCCACGGACTATTATAACTACAAAGGCTG GTACAGCATCATACTCCTGGCAGTAGTGGATCACAAATACCATTTTCGGTATATAAACGTTGGAAGTCCCGGAAGGTGCCATGATGCCAGTGTTTATGGCCGATCGAAGCTGCATACGCTAATCGAGAATGGGACCTTCAGCTCTCCCATGGCAATGATAGAAGGCACCAGTGTTCCACCGATTATTTTGTGTGATCAGGCATTTCCCTTGTCACCGAACCTGCAAAAGCCATTTCCAAATGCTCAGGCTGGAAGCCGTGAAGCAGTGTTCAACTACAATCTTTCAAAGACTAGGAGGATTGTCGAGAATGGTTTCGGGAGGCTAAAGGCACGCTTTCGCTTTGTGATGAAGAGGATGGAGTGCCGGCTGAACAAGGCCAAACTGGCTATTCGAGCTGCTTGTGTACTTCACAATATCTGTGAGGCAATGAAAGACAGTGTAGAGCCCCAGTGGGAAAGTGAGGCACGTGCATTGGACTTGTATGCACAGCCATCACGCAACACAGGAGAGTGCAGTGGGGGAGGGCAAGAGGTAAGGCACGCCCTAGCAAGTTATTTTTGGAAAGAGGCCCAGCACGCGCCATGA